The Ornithinibacillus sp. 4-3 region ATTCTTTAACGGGGATCATTATTGCGCTTGTTATATTAGCTTTTTATCTGCCGATTACATATTTATCCGCAACATCACAAGTGCTATCCATGTCTGGGGCAAAAGAAGTGACAAGAGAGGAATATCCACAGCTGTATGCGGTTGTGGAGGAGCTTTGTATCGCTTCTAGGCTACCAATGCCGAAAATTTATGTGATAAATGATCCATCACCCAATGCTTTTGCTACAGGATTAAAGCCTGAAAAAGGTGTTGTTGCTTTTACAACAGGGTTATTGGAGACATTAAATCGCGAAGAATTAGCTGGGGTAGCTGCACATGAGTTAGCCCATATTCGAAATTATGATATTCGTTTGATGACTATTTGTATTGCGTTAGTTGGTGTGATTGCTATTCTTGCTGATTTCGGTACGCGAATGATGTTTGGAAGAAGACGTGGTAATCAGAAGTCTCATCCTGCATTACTTATTATTGCACTAGTATTTGTCATATTATTACCATTTGTATCACGATTTGTTCATCTTGCAGTTTCGCGAAATCGCGAGTACTTAGCTGATGCAACAGCTGTTGAATTTACCCGAAATCCAACAGGACTAATTAACGCA contains the following coding sequences:
- the htpX gene encoding zinc metalloprotease HtpX codes for the protein MLYKQIQTNKRKTMLLLSFFTLIVVGVGWAIGYLVNNDSLTGIIIALVILAFYLPITYLSATSQVLSMSGAKEVTREEYPQLYAVVEELCIASRLPMPKIYVINDPSPNAFATGLKPEKGVVAFTTGLLETLNREELAGVAAHELAHIRNYDIRLMTICIALVGVIAILADFGTRMMFGRRRGNQKSHPALLIIALVFVILLPFVSRFVHLAVSRNREYLADATAVEFTRNPTGLINALEKISADPRDVKKAKSATAAMYIDRPTGRKSKKRSSWFATHPPMENRIERLQNM